A window of the Rickettsia felis URRWXCal2 genome harbors these coding sequences:
- a CDS encoding Toxin of toxin-antitoxin system (Containing PIN domain for nucleic acid binding): MQNINSGLVLDTHVLLWSILQPEELSEQIKHKINLAQENSQLFLSSISLWEIAMLNFKKRINVYEPIKDFLNSITNINGLSIKDISPEVAAESVSLMDDFHGDPADRIIVATAKCLGATLLTRDQKILSWAKLGHIKSISI, translated from the coding sequence ATGCAGAACATTAATAGTGGCTTAGTACTAGATACCCATGTTTTATTGTGGTCAATATTACAACCTGAAGAATTATCAGAACAAATAAAACACAAAATCAATTTAGCTCAAGAAAATTCGCAATTATTTCTTAGTTCTATTTCATTATGGGAAATAGCTATGCTTAACTTTAAAAAGCGTATTAATGTTTACGAACCTATAAAAGATTTTCTGAATTCTATAACAAATATCAACGGATTATCTATTAAAGATATTTCTCCGGAGGTCGCTGCTGAGAGCGTTTCTCTTATGGATGATTTTCATGGTGATCCGGCTGACAGAATTATTGTAGCAACAGCAAAATGCCTTGGAGCTACCCTACTTACTAGAGATCAAAAAATTCTTAGCTGGGCTAAGTTAGGACATATTAAATCAATATCTATTTGA
- the folD gene encoding Methylenetetrahydrofolate dehydrogenase, with product METKIIVNNIIDGKALANEILADLKLEIQELKSQTNTSPKLAIVLVGDNPASIIYVKNKIKNAHKIGIDTLLVNLSTTIHTDDLISKINELNLDNEISGIIVQLPLPSSIDKNKILSAVSPSKDIDGFHPLNVGYLHSGISQGFIPCTALGCLAVIKKYEPNLTGKNVVIIGRSNIVGKPLSALLLKEDCSVTICHSKSQNLSSITSKADIVVAAIGSPLKFTTEYFDPESIVIDVGINRISGNKIIGDVDFENVKSKVKYITPVPGGIGPMTIAFLLKNTVKAFKDSYSTVCHSCL from the coding sequence ATGGAGACAAAAATAATAGTGAATAATATAATTGACGGTAAAGCGTTAGCAAATGAGATACTAGCAGACTTAAAGCTAGAAATTCAAGAACTTAAAAGTCAAACCAACACTTCACCAAAGCTTGCTATAGTACTAGTAGGCGATAATCCAGCAAGCATTATTTATGTAAAAAATAAAATAAAAAATGCACATAAAATAGGAATTGATACTTTATTAGTAAATCTATCTACTACTATTCATACTGATGATTTAATATCGAAAATCAATGAGTTAAACCTTGATAACGAGATTTCGGGAATTATAGTTCAGCTTCCTTTGCCAAGCTCCATAGATAAAAATAAAATTTTATCAGCAGTATCACCTTCTAAAGATATCGATGGTTTTCATCCTTTAAATGTCGGTTATTTACATAGCGGGATTAGTCAGGGTTTTATACCCTGCACTGCCCTTGGTTGTCTTGCAGTTATAAAAAAATACGAACCTAATTTAACCGGTAAAAACGTTGTAATTATTGGACGCTCGAATATAGTAGGTAAACCTTTAAGTGCATTACTGTTAAAAGAAGATTGCAGTGTTACTATTTGCCATTCCAAATCGCAAAATCTAAGCTCTATCACTTCTAAAGCCGATATAGTTGTTGCGGCTATTGGGTCACCTTTAAAATTCACTACCGAATATTTTGATCCTGAATCTATAGTAATTGATGTAGGAATTAATAGAATTAGCGGCAATAAGATTATCGGTGATGTTGATTTTGAAAATGTTAAATCTAAAGTAAAATATATTACTCCTGTTCCTGGCGGTATCGGACCGATGACTATTGCATTTTTACTTAAAAATACGGTTAAGGCGTTTAAGGATTCTTATAGTACAGTATGTCATTCCTGCCTTTAG
- a CDS encoding unknown (Similar to late-developmental spore coat protein) — MKNNFKILRNIIGFIILTISTGNSFASSANAFFLVSATVLPSCIVTATPLAFGTYVPTADSLQTNTLTITCTLGTNYTVSLNAGTAPAATTSTRKMTGLVNTTSYLPYNLYSNAARTQNWGNQSSDWVPGTGTGLPQTLTIYGKIPQGANVPSDTYNDTITVTVAY; from the coding sequence ATGAAAAATAACTTTAAAATTCTACGAAATATTATCGGTTTTATTATCTTAACTATAAGTACAGGAAATAGCTTCGCCTCGTCTGCTAATGCTTTTTTCCTTGTTAGTGCAACGGTTTTACCGTCTTGTATAGTTACTGCTACTCCTTTAGCTTTTGGTACGTATGTTCCGACTGCTGATTCTCTGCAAACAAACACACTTACTATAACTTGTACTTTAGGTACTAATTATACTGTTTCATTAAACGCTGGTACTGCACCTGCCGCTACAACAAGTACTCGCAAAATGACAGGTCTCGTTAACACTACTAGTTATTTACCTTATAATCTTTATTCTAATGCAGCAAGAACTCAAAATTGGGGAAATCAATCAAGCGACTGGGTACCGGGAACAGGTACGGGATTACCTCAAACGCTCACAATATACGGAAAAATACCTCAAGGGGCAAATGTTCCTTCTGATACTTATAACGATACAATTACAGTAACCGTAGCATATTGA
- a CDS encoding Chitin binding domain (Partial), with translation MKNEEQQNQPTPKHGRIVFPLYTMGKVCVDKKLINEEWKLNGFETGKGSDERFGDDVVGEPLPLDGHILNGGRTDDTDWVNATNEEIRAELKDPTFNWINFAIPLEGEKKLTIEWDYTASHKTRGYIVQMTKAGFTFENRLKHDDLEEIYSELSDKFPYWDYTLAPSKTIEVAFPDRDPRYYVVEVDWIVADTPRKFVSSFIVEYKDDVSPIGLNTNDGECL, from the coding sequence ATGAAAAATGAAGAACAACAAAATCAACCAACTCCAAAACATGGTCGAATAGTATTTCCTCTTTACACAATGGGAAAAGTTTGTGTAGATAAGAAGCTAATAAATGAAGAGTGGAAACTTAACGGATTTGAAACAGGGAAAGGAAGTGATGAGCGTTTTGGAGATGATGTCGTAGGGGAACCGCTACCATTAGATGGGCATATTCTCAATGGTGGGCGTACAGATGATACAGATTGGGTAAATGCTACTAATGAAGAAATAAGAGCAGAATTAAAAGATCCAACATTTAATTGGATAAACTTTGCTATACCATTAGAAGGTGAGAAAAAGCTTACAATAGAATGGGATTATACTGCATCACATAAAACTCGCGGTTATATAGTGCAAATGACAAAGGCAGGGTTTACCTTTGAAAATAGACTGAAACACGACGATTTAGAAGAAATTTATAGTGAACTTTCTGATAAGTTCCCTTACTGGGATTATACATTAGCTCCTTCTAAAACGATTGAAGTAGCTTTTCCGGACAGAGACCCAAGATATTATGTTGTAGAAGTTGATTGGATAGTAGCCGACACACCACGTAAATTTGTTTCATCGTTTATTGTTGAATATAAGGATGATGTTTCACCAATAGGTCTTAATACGAATGATGGAGAATGCCTTTAA
- a CDS encoding P pilus assembly protein FimD (Porin PapC; fimbrial Usher protein), with protein sequence MKLSPNLLKTIYLKPQRTQTCMRIKGPFPQLPLEVEFENSSNEVAGDNELIVSLKVNYTETDIFPTIVQNAQGHCLIPLEDIEHFDVQEDYLKQGLANYHDTAYINLDLLEGTKYDLNFENLDLNITFPAEKMQPQSFDASGGPMQNVDTKLISGAYLNYDITLSQNDDINYLAGVEELNYFTENGVYSYSFLFQTEAVKSNFSKVKNTARNQNKFTRLETNWTYENVDKMTNWRVGDSITKASSWSNSTRFAGIQYTTNFAVRPNLVTYPLLVLEGNQNFQAV encoded by the coding sequence ATGAAATTATCTCCGAATCTCTTGAAGACAATTTACCTCAAACCACAGCGGACACAAACGTGCATGAGGATAAAAGGACCATTTCCCCAATTACCTCTAGAAGTAGAATTTGAGAATAGCTCTAATGAAGTTGCGGGCGACAACGAATTGATTGTTTCGCTAAAAGTTAATTATACCGAAACCGATATATTCCCGACTATAGTGCAAAACGCTCAAGGTCATTGTTTAATTCCTCTTGAAGATATAGAACATTTTGATGTCCAAGAAGATTATCTTAAACAGGGTCTCGCGAACTATCACGATACTGCATATATTAATTTAGATTTACTTGAGGGTACTAAATATGATCTAAACTTCGAGAATTTAGATTTAAACATTACTTTTCCAGCGGAAAAAATGCAACCTCAATCATTTGATGCTTCAGGTGGTCCTATGCAAAATGTCGATACTAAACTTATCAGCGGTGCATATCTTAATTATGACATAACTCTTAGCCAAAATGATGATATTAATTATTTAGCCGGAGTAGAGGAACTTAATTATTTTACTGAAAACGGCGTATATAGCTATAGTTTTTTATTTCAAACCGAAGCCGTTAAATCAAATTTTTCTAAAGTTAAAAATACTGCAAGAAACCAAAATAAATTTACACGTTTAGAAACAAATTGGACATATGAGAATGTAGATAAAATGACTAATTGGCGGGTAGGGGATAGCATAACTAAAGCATCTTCTTGGTCTAATTCAACTAGATTTGCCGGTATTCAGTATACTACTAATTTTGCGGTTAGACCGAATTTAGTTACTTATCCGTTACTGGTTTTAGAGGGAAATCAGAACTTCCAAGCAGTATAG
- the trxB2 gene encoding Thioredoxin reductase, which yields MTHTTDVVIIGTGPVGLFAVFQAGMLGMKCHIIDAQEIIGGQCITLYPEKPIYDIPAYPKIAAEELIKQLELQAAPFKPVYHLNQQAIELNKQDDFFEIKTSKNTLIKSKVIIIAAGAGSFGPNKPPLANIEDFEGKSVFYFINDKSKFAGKNIVIAGGGDSAVDWAISLSEIANKIYLVHRRDKFTAAPESVRQLRHIAETGKIELVTGYQLNALDGNNSELQSVIVKDLQNNTRKLDANILLPFFGLKQDLGSLANWGLNVKLHHIEVDNSYYQTNIEGIYAIGDIAHYAGKLKLILTGFAEAASSLHHAYSRVFDGKALHFEYSTTKYGERK from the coding sequence ATGACACATACTACGGATGTTGTAATAATAGGCACCGGTCCGGTTGGATTATTTGCAGTTTTTCAAGCTGGAATGCTTGGGATGAAGTGCCACATTATCGATGCTCAAGAAATCATAGGAGGTCAGTGTATTACTCTATACCCTGAAAAGCCTATTTACGATATACCGGCATATCCTAAAATTGCTGCAGAAGAGCTAATAAAACAGTTAGAGCTTCAAGCAGCTCCTTTTAAGCCTGTATATCACTTAAATCAGCAAGCTATAGAGCTAAATAAACAAGATGATTTTTTTGAAATTAAAACCTCAAAAAACACTCTTATTAAAAGCAAAGTTATTATTATTGCAGCAGGAGCAGGTTCATTCGGTCCAAATAAACCGCCTCTTGCAAATATTGAAGATTTTGAAGGCAAATCGGTTTTTTATTTTATTAATGATAAAAGCAAATTTGCAGGTAAAAATATAGTTATAGCAGGCGGCGGGGATTCGGCTGTTGACTGGGCTATTTCTCTTTCGGAAATTGCAAATAAAATATATTTAGTGCATAGGCGAGATAAATTTACGGCAGCTCCTGAAAGCGTAAGGCAATTAAGGCATATTGCAGAAACCGGTAAAATCGAGTTAGTAACCGGTTATCAATTAAATGCTTTAGATGGTAATAATAGTGAACTTCAATCGGTTATAGTTAAAGATCTACAAAATAATACTCGCAAATTAGATGCCAATATATTACTACCGTTTTTTGGTTTAAAACAAGATTTAGGTAGCTTAGCAAATTGGGGTTTAAATGTTAAGCTTCACCATATTGAGGTAGATAATTCCTATTATCAAACTAATATAGAAGGTATTTACGCCATTGGCGATATTGCTCATTATGCCGGTAAGCTTAAGTTGATTCTTACGGGTTTTGCTGAAGCGGCAAGTAGCCTTCATCATGCTTATAGTAGAGTATTTGACGGCAAGGCTCTACATTTTGAGTATTCTACCACTAAGTATGGGGAAAGGAAGTAG
- a CDS encoding P pilus assembly protein FimD (Porin PapC (fimbrial Usher protein)), whose product MGDFDVTNIPVITGRGDLIVKTQDITGKIQTITIPYYASPSLLHEGLSNFSYEAGFQRQDFAIYSNDYKYLVLNTDYMLGMNDYLTSGGRFEFLKNNGAVRVTNNLKIGNFGIIGISAASNIKNFGRSQRINCGYTYESEYFDINSNLDWNNSNYQDVYNYPDKTFSSLNYQISASCGNTDFGNISVNFLSFVVNNTIQQGKRTNIISSTYQRNITKKGFLSFTIGTDLNSKRKNNFAYMSFNFNLDGNKSISFTDSYQNKYHTKQLGISSPVTSNMGWGYNANIIKAKATNYNVQLNRNGKNNDIGVYLQKNDIETMKQFNIKGGIVSIDKSYYVTRPITGGLALIKVNSLKNVGVYNNNLLAGYTDDKGKMLVPNVTPYVPSEIRLDDENLPLNTEFEEIALKVAPKTKSAVLLDFNVNIIKSVEMTMFDSNKHFISFDSTVNIEGLDEEIFVGYDGKVYINDIKDLEVLNGSICDENEENNRCCHFSVPVNRDLNDPVIDLGEAICK is encoded by the coding sequence ATGGGAGATTTTGACGTAACAAACATTCCGGTTATTACCGGTAGAGGTGACTTAATAGTTAAAACTCAAGATATAACCGGTAAAATTCAAACAATTACCATTCCTTATTATGCCTCACCGAGTTTACTGCACGAAGGGCTTTCAAATTTTTCTTATGAAGCAGGATTTCAAAGACAAGATTTTGCGATATATAGTAATGATTACAAATATTTAGTTCTAAATACCGATTATATGCTTGGTATGAATGATTATTTAACAAGCGGTGGACGTTTTGAATTTTTAAAAAATAATGGAGCAGTAAGGGTAACTAATAACTTAAAAATCGGAAATTTTGGAATTATAGGCATTTCAGCTGCAAGTAATATCAAAAATTTCGGTCGTTCTCAAAGAATTAATTGTGGTTATACTTATGAATCGGAATATTTTGACATTAATAGTAATTTAGATTGGAATAATAGCAATTATCAGGATGTATATAACTATCCCGATAAAACTTTTTCAAGTTTAAATTATCAGATTTCAGCTAGCTGCGGTAATACCGATTTTGGTAATATAAGTGTTAATTTTTTGTCTTTTGTCGTAAATAACACAATACAACAAGGTAAACGTACAAATATAATATCATCGACTTATCAAAGGAATATTACTAAAAAAGGTTTCTTAAGTTTTACTATAGGTACTGATTTAAACAGTAAACGTAAAAATAATTTTGCCTATATGTCATTTAACTTCAATTTAGACGGTAATAAAAGTATTTCATTTACCGATTCGTATCAAAATAAATATCATACGAAGCAACTTGGTATTTCTTCACCGGTTACCTCAAATATGGGATGGGGATATAATGCTAATATAATTAAAGCTAAAGCTACAAACTATAACGTACAGCTTAATCGTAACGGTAAAAATAACGATATTGGAGTTTATCTGCAGAAAAATGATATCGAAACAATGAAACAATTTAATATCAAAGGAGGTATTGTCTCTATTGATAAAAGCTATTATGTGACGAGACCGATTACCGGAGGTCTTGCTTTGATTAAAGTAAATAGTTTAAAAAATGTCGGAGTTTATAATAATAATCTATTAGCCGGCTATACTGATGATAAAGGTAAAATGCTTGTACCAAACGTAACACCCTATGTTCCTTCTGAAATAAGATTAGATGATGAAAATCTACCTCTTAATACCGAGTTTGAGGAAATTGCTTTAAAAGTTGCTCCAAAAACAAAATCAGCAGTATTATTAGATTTCAATGTTAATATAATTAAAAGTGTTGAAATGACTATGTTTGATAGCAATAAACATTTTATTTCGTTCGATAGTACGGTTAATATTGAAGGTTTAGACGAGGAAATATTTGTAGGTTATGACGGTAAGGTTTATATCAATGATATTAAAGACCTTGAAGTATTAAACGGCTCTATTTGTGATGAGAATGAAGAGAATAATAGATGCTGTCATTTTAGCGTGCCGGTTAATAGAGACTTAAACGATCCTGTAATTGATTTAGGCGAAGCAATATGCAAATAA
- a CDS encoding Antitoxin of toxin-antitoxin system Phd (COG4118), with protein sequence MTTKIAISQFKSHCLEIIEKLQTDKESIIITKRDREVAQILPINTKKTSIFGMLKNKAEIKADILDSIEEKWNAEH encoded by the coding sequence ATGACTACTAAAATAGCAATAAGTCAATTTAAGTCTCATTGTCTTGAGATAATAGAAAAATTACAAACCGATAAAGAATCCATTATAATTACTAAAAGAGATAGGGAAGTAGCACAAATATTGCCTATCAATACTAAAAAGACCTCAATATTCGGTATGCTAAAAAATAAAGCTGAGATAAAAGCAGATATATTAGATTCAATAGAAGAAAAATGGAATGCAGAACATTAA